From a single Eleginops maclovinus isolate JMC-PN-2008 ecotype Puerto Natales chromosome 18, JC_Emac_rtc_rv5, whole genome shotgun sequence genomic region:
- the trmt9b gene encoding probable tRNA methyltransferase 9B, translating to MERVPVTLMADRWYKSERKFTSSDPIIEALLVDHCTAVYPFNYSLRHDDTVRPLHEAAWMKMMEEAASQLERDHVHSIYDKIAPYFNDSRYKAWPKVQQFLLDLQPGSIVADIGCGNGKYLHINKEVFKLGCDVCRPLVDFAWSQGHEVQMCDGLHLPYRDGCFDAVLSIAVIHHLSTKERRIRAIKEMARTLQVGGRIMIYVWAMEQKRRKFEKQDIFVPWNPNPHSPTDREPAKPRRRATAQSMSEAIDNTDKHRKVRSTSSVADEEDLTCTTPQQSTQRLWFFSRSLDSVFDFGSLSISRSSSRDLNTLSSPTGENERNKSSQWGRGRGLIKQVSSFFSPPSVIGSEEDVFDSVTNMHKGQNARGSNNDTEHQSVSVSLAQECGSLALPDLVPFQKEHLKQSSDESEGGLRVKQQQESTKSPQVSEGRVEGPCLRYYHVFREGELAELIEKHVEELHVKHTYFDHANWCVVAEKVQLWKI from the exons GCATGATGATACTGTGAGGCCGCTGCATGAGGCTGCCTGGATGAAGATGATGGAGGAGGCTGCCAGTCAGCTTGAGAGAGACCATGTGCACAGTATCTATGACAAGATTGCTCCATATTTCAACGATAGCCGCTATAAAGCCTGGCCAAAGGTGCAACAGTTCCTGCTGGATCTGCAGCCAGGCAGCATCGTGGCTGACATTG GCTGTGGCAATGGCAAGTATCTCCACATCAACAAGGAGGTGTTCAAGCTGGGATGCGATGTCTGTCGCCCCCTGGTGGACTTTGCCTGGAGCCAAGGACACGAGGTCCAGATGTGCGACGGCCTGCATTTGCCTTACAGAGACGGCTGCTTTGACGCTGTGCTCTCTATTGCAG TTATCCATCATTTGTCCACCAAAGAGCGTCGTATTCGAGCAATAAAGGAGATGGCTCGCACCCTGCAAGTAGGCGGACGCATTATGATCTATGTGTGGGCCATGGAGCAGAAACGTCGTAAATTCGAGAAACAAGACATCTTCGTTCCTTGGAACCCCAACCCTCATTCGCCCACTGACAGGGAGCCTGCCAAACCCAGAAGGAGGGCCACAGCTCAGAGTATGAGCGAAGCCATAGACAACACCGATAAGCACAGGAAGGTTAGAAGCACATCCTCCGTTGCAGACGAAGAAGACCTGACCTGCACCACgccacagcagagcacacagagaCTGTGGTTCTTCTCCAGGTCTCTGGATTCTGTGTTTGACTTTGGCAGCTTATCCATCTCACGGTCGTCCTCCAGAGACCTGAACACTTTATCCTCACCCACAGGTGAGAATGAGCGGAACAAGAGCAGCCAGTGGGGGAGAGGACGAGGCCTCATCAAACAGGTCTCAAGCTTCTTTTCCCCACCGTCTGTGATCGGATCAGAGGAGGACGTCTTTGACTcagtcacaaacatgcacaaaggACAAAATGCTCGGGGAAGCAACAATGACACAGAACACCAGAGTGTCTCAGTTTCTTTAGCTCAGGAGTGCGGCTCTCTTGCCCTGCCAGACCTGGTTCCTTTCCAGAAGGAGCATCTGAAGCAGTCTTCAGATGAAAGTGAAGGAGGGCTGCGGgtaaaacagcagcaggaaagCACAAAGAGTCCTCAGGTGAGCGAGGGGCGGGTGGAGGGCCCCTGTCTGAGGTACTATCACGTCTTCAGGGAGGGAGAACTGGCCGAGCTGATAGAGAAACATGTTGAAGAACTTCATGTCAAACACACCTACTTTGACCATGCCAACTGGTGTGTGGTGGCAGAGAAAGTTCAGTTGtggaaaatatga
- the hdac12 gene encoding uncharacterized protein SYNPCC7002_A1628: MYILTSVREMTCIKLIFSRRPRLKVGRLLGAALTSRRCLHDEQVTRESSALPIIHHSKYVCDLPLNHRFPMGKFPRVLHFLIKDQVITEKQVWVPEIASKELLSCVHTEEYLNNFINGKINEQEQRRTGFPWSEGIVRRCRYETGGTVLAAEVALQRGLACSTAGGTHHAFPSFGSGFCLLNDLAVAAKYLMGISSHKRKILIVDLDVHQGDGTAFIFKEEPSVFTFSVHCGKNFPLRKQQSDLDISVEDGMEDKEYLSTVETHLPLLLETFRPDLVLYDAGVDPHWEDELGRLRLTDQGLYQRDLYVMKTVVSRGVPIAAVIGGGYSRDIDRLALRHSILHRAATQVWRDCGM; the protein is encoded by the exons atgtatattttaacGTCAGTCAGAGAAATGACGTGCATAAAACTAATATTTTCACGAAGACCTCGCTTAAAAGTCGGCCGGCTGCTCGGTGCAGCTTTGACTTCAAGGAGATGTTTGCATGATGAACAA GTAACACGTGAGTCCAGCGCACTTCCCATCATTCATCACAGCAAGTATGTGTGCGACCTCCCTCTCAACCACAGGTTTCCTATGGGCAAGTTTCCCCGCGTGCTGCACTTCTTAATCAAAGATCAGGTTATTACAGAGAAACAG GTGTGGGTCCCTGAAATAGCCTCTAAAGAACTACTCAGCTGTGTGCACACTGAAGAGTACTTAAACAACTTCATAAATGGAAAAATCAATGAGCAGGAACAGAGGAGGACAGGTTTCCCCTGGAGTGAAGGCATAGTGAGGCGCTGTCGATATGAGACAG GTGGGACTGTTCTGGCTGCTGAGGTAGCTTTGCAGAGGGGTCTGGCCTGCAGCACAGCAGGAGGAACACATCACGCCTTCCCAAGCTTTGGTTCAGGGTTTTGTCTCCTTAATGACTTGGCAGTTGCCGCCAAATACCTGATGGGCATCTCCTCGCACAAAAGGAAGATTCTGATTGTAGATCTAGATGTGCATCAG GGTGACGGCActgctttcatttttaaagaggagccgagtgtgtttacattctcggtgcattgtgggaagaACTTCCCCCTCCGTAAACAACAGAGTGACCTAGATATCAGCGTGGAGGATGGGATGGAAGACAAGGAGTACCTCTCCACAG TCGAGACGCACCTTCCCTTGCTGCTGGAGACCTTTCGTCCGGACCTGGTTCTGTATGACGCGGGTGTCGACCCTCACTGGGAGGATGAGCTCGGGAGGCTGCGTCTCACTGACCAAG GGCTGTATCAGAGAGACCTGTACGTGATGAAGACTGTCGTGAGCAGAGGTGTTCCCATTGCTGCCGTTATCGGAGGAGGATACTCGAGAGACATCGACAGACTGGCCCTCAGACACTCCATCCTCCACAGAGCAGCAACTCAG GTTTGGAGGGACTGTGGAATGTAA